The genome window TGGTTAAGATAACGAAACCCATTTTCTTATTCGGTACAAAACCCATCATCGAAAGAAAACCGCTGTATGCACCGCCGTGCGAAACAATCTCTTGATTGTAATAATTGACCATATCCCAGCCCAAGCCATAATTGACCGTGAGCATATTACCTTGCGGAAAAAACTGCTTACCTACTATCGAAAAAGGGTTTCTGACGTTCCAAATCAGCCTTTCAGGGAAAAGTTGTTTCCCATCTATCCGCCCATCGTTGGTGTGTAGCATCAGCCATCGGGCAATGTCCTCTAAGTTGCTGTACATACCCCCAAACGCCTGCATGACTCCGGTGCCTTCGGGTATTTGTTCCAATTGGTTGTTGGTAATAGTATGCCCCACCGCTACATTGGGTTTATTTTTGAGGGATGCCATTTCTACAAAACTATTCTTCATGCCCAAAGGATTCAAGATGTTTTGTTGGGTGTACTGCTGCCAACTAAGCCCCGTATTGGCTTTAATAACCTCACCGGCAATCATATAGCCGATATTGCAATACCCAAAATTGGAACGTATCGGAAAGGAGGGCTTAAATTTCCCCCATTTTTCAATGATGGCACGATTGCTTAAAGAAGATTCCGTCCAAAGCAAGTCGCCCTGAAAAGTCTCCATGCCCGTGCGGTGCGACAAAATATCTTTGACACGGAGTTCTTTTTCATAGTCTTTGTCCTTCATGCTAAACCACGGCAACCATTTTTTTACTTTATCGTCAAGTGACAACTTTTGTTGGTGGTCCAGCATTGCCAGCGAAAAAGCCGTAAAAGACTTGCCCATCGAACCAATCGGAAAAAGCGTTTGTGAATTTACGGGTTCTGTAGCACCTTTCTTGAGTACCCCAAACGCTTTACTATATATGATGACGTCGCCTTGGGTGATGGCAAGGGCCAGCCCGGGAATATTCCATTGAGCCATTGACTTCTGAATGTAGGCTCCGAGGCTGTCTTTGACAAAAAATGAATTTGTTTGCGCAAAACTGACTTGGGCGACTAACCAAAATATAGTACAAAATGTGATTGTTTTTTTCATGTCTATGTTTCTTAAAAGTATAAATCTGTTCCAAAATGCCTGATTACGAAACACTTACTTCAATGAAATGGCCTAAAAACGAGGTGAACCGTAGGAAAAAGTGGACGGGTAGAAATTGCCAATGTTATCCCAACTCCCACTCTACTACTGCGTTACGACATCATTTTCATAGCAAACTATACTAAGCCGTTTATTTCTTCCTTTGATTTCAAAATTTTCGGTATTCCAAGTATCTACCCAGTCTTTATATTGGGATGCATTTAAAGTATTTCCAACACCAATGTGTGGCACAAAATCAATATCCATGCGTAGGTTATTTTTCAAAATACGACTATACAGTTTATTGTGAAGTTGTATGATCCGGCTCAGGTACCAGCAAACATGATGATAAGTACTGAAAGAATCTCGGTTGATGGCGGCACAGCGAATTGTGAAAGCAAAGCACTTAAATCCAAGCGATTTCTTTCGTGCTTCAACAATAAAATCCTTTTCAGAAGCATTGAATACGGGAAAAACCAACCTAAAGTGCGGCTCTACAATGCTGAGATACAGCTCATCGTGATGATCCCGATAGGTTTGTATTTTTTAAAAACCCTTCCGGCGGATTTGAGGATAAGCCAATACTAAATATGCCGTGATTTTGTGTTACAAAATTCTTTTGATTAATATGTAAAATACGAATAGCTACGAATGGTAAGTGAAAACTTTTGAATGGTAGAAAAATGAATCTGTTTTATCCAAAAAAGGGCAACACCAAAAGCGTTGCCCGGTAAAATAAAATTTAATTATTTGATTATCAGTACTTTTTCCGAAAGCCGCTTGCTGCCATTTTGCCATACTACTAAGTACATTCCCGCCGAAAGTGTTTCTATATCAAGCGTATAGTCATTTCGGCCGGTATTTGCTTCAACTGTACGGCTAAATACATTCATTCCTGCCAAAGTGTATAGCTCCAAATTAGCGCGGCGGTCATCATCGGGTGTCCAAACGGTAACTTGAAATGGCTCCGAGGCAGGATTTGGACTAACAACCATTCGACCTTTCGCCGGTATTTCTACCGGCTCCGGTGATAAAACGCCTGACTCAACTCCCAAACGAGCCGTAGGCATCGGGGTTTCGATACGAATATTGTCCAAAAACACTTGATTTGTTCCTGAAGCCTGACTCTGGATAGTTAAGCGTTTGATTTTAGCTGGATTACCCAGGTTTGGCATTGTTACTGTGATTTCTTGCCAAGCTTCGGGTGTGGGTTTGAAGGTAAAGTTCAGGCTCTCCTGACTGTTGTCTTCACCATTGGTAAATACCGCTATCGTTTTGTTGGTAGTAGCATAAATCCAAAATTTAATGGTGGTTTGAGCAGTAGGCAAAATATGCGATGAACGAATCACTGACCATGCTCCCCACCCCCCTGTGTAGCTTATCCGTAACGATTTGGTATCTATTTTTACGGGGGAGGCATTGTTATAATCACGATTTACCGACCAGGACCATTCACGCCATTTACTGTCTAATGCTTCATTATAAATCACTTCATTTGCGCCTGTGCCCCCGCCTGGGCAGGCTGAGGTGCTCACATTGACTGTATTGCTATTGCCAGAGATATTTCCTGCGGCATCTTTGGCTCGCACTGTGTAGATATAAGCTGTGCCGCAGGTTAAACCCGAAATATTGTAGGTAATGTCGGTTACTTGTTGTGTAATAAAGTGGTAGCCAAAAACAGCCTTAGGGTTACTGCCGGTTACGTTTCCATCCAACAAACTACCATTTTGGTACACTTCATAAGCGGTTACACCCACGTTATCGGTCGAAGCAGTCCAAGTCAAGCGCAGCGAGGTTTGGGTGATGTTTGAGACGTTCAAATTGGATGGAACAGTTGGGGCTTGGGTGTCGGGCGGAGTATTGCCTGCAATAAGTCGAATATCGTCCAAAATAAAGCTTTGTGCTCCACCTGAACCATCCATGAATGAAATCCGCTGAATTTGGGTAGGACTGTTCCATTCACTCCAGGGGATTCTGACCAGCATCCACTCATTGGGTGTTGGTAAGATGCGATAAACATTTGAAGTAGGGCCTGTATCGGTCTGATTGACTACTACCCTAACCGTTTTGTCAGTGGTACTGTACAGCCAAAACTGCAAGCCACCCGGGTAATTAGATGTTTGCAAAATCTCACTGTTTCTCAAACTCAAGGCTCCCCACGCTGCATTTACATCAACTTTGAGCGATTTTGTACCTTCTTTCACCAAACTGGTATTATTCAAATTGCTTACAATACTCCATGACCACTCTGAAATGGTATTCCGTAAGGCATCACCATAAATACTATAGTCGTATGAACCGGGGGCTGGCGTTGTCAGTGTAACGACATTGCCGGCAGGGGAAACATTCCGAGAAAAATCAAAGGCTTTGACTGTAAACTGATACGCCGTAGCAGGGTTTAGCGTGGTAATATTAAACCAAGGCTGATTGGTTTCGCCTATTTTTTCTCCATTCTGATAAATCTCATAGCCCGTTACCCCTCTGTTATCGAGTGAAGCCGTCCACGATAATTTAACCGAAAAAGGAGACAGATCCGATGCTGTTAAATGGGTCGGTGCAGTAGGGGCTTCGGTATCGCTGGGGTCGGAAGTAGGAGTGAGCAAACGACTCAAAAGCGAAATATAAGGGGCATTATTGTAAATGGCCGGCTCAGTGAATTCCCAAGAATTTTCGGGATAGGTTGCATTCCAATCGTCAAAACGTTTTTGTAATGGTTCATTTCTTAGCCACGAAACTGTGCCTTGATACCTCACCATATTTTGCGGCCCCACAGGCACATAGCCGGGCACCGGTCCTTTGGATGAGGTGAGGGCATTATCCCAGTCTGTACCATCGTAATACCAAACATGAAAAAGCTCATTGAGCGAGTTTTCGGCACCATAGGCGTACATATTTGAAAGCATCACTTTGCCTTGTGCATTTACGCCATGAAACCAGTGCAGATAACTTTCGGCTACTTCACGGTATTGGTCTTTTTGTAAAGGATTGACATTGAACGTCAAAAAATCCATATTAGCAACACCGGCATTGCCTCTCACTTGATTGCTACCCCAATGGTATTGAGCATCAGCCATAAAAGCACGATATAAGTCACGTTTGGCATTGTAATCGTTAAGTGAAAGTGTGGGATTTTGTTGGGCTTTCATGCCTCGAATCGCAGTAGCAATACTCGGAGTAACATTGGACAATTGGGCAAAACGGAGATATGAAGCCTGAATGTGCATGGCATAAGGCCCCCACCATTCGTTAGATACAGGTTCAGAAAGATTATAATTTCGCTCGGCATAAGCTTTGTACTCTGCTTTTCCCGTAATTTCAAACAAATACATTGCCGCCGCAACTAACGACTGTTTTTGGTCCTTGGCTTTTCGGTCGGCATCACCCGACTTGATGTTTTGGTCATCGCAATCTTCTTGAAAATTCGTAAAGTTGTTAGTCGTTACTTTGGCTCTTGCCCACGCCCGTTCGGCACGAGCCATTAAGTCTTGTGCGTAGCTTTGCAAGGCAGGAATCTGACGCATAACAGAGGCTCCTACGGAAAACATTACAGCCCCCGAAATGGTCGAAGAAGTGCACTCAGGCAGGTAATAACGCGGGCGACGGTCGTTGCTTGGAGGCGCAACCGCCTCATTATAATTGTCTACTCCTACTTTCAAAAACAGCCCACCTGTGCCCGTAGCATCTTGCATCCTTTTCATAAAATCCAACTCCCATTTCACTTCATCCAACAAATCAGGTACACCATTCCCCGACTCAGGGATGTTGAAATTGTCGCCAAAGACTGTGGGATTGGCACGGTAGGCTTCAAGCAAAATCGCCACAGGCTCTTCGGCGAAGGTCACGTACTTGTTCATGTCGCCCGCGTCCATCCATCCACCGTGTAGGTCACGGGCAGTGGTGGCGTCACCTTTGGCAAAACGGCTTGTCGCGGCACGGTCTTGGTTGGAGCCTTCGTGGGAGGCTATGTCTGTCCATTTGGAGTCGGTGAAGGGCGTTTGTTTAGCGTGATTGATACGTTGATAAAAATACGTCCTCACTGCCGCTTTCAGCACTTGCTGATACACTTGGTCACCTATTTCGAAGCGGTATGACCCCACATTGTTGCCTACATCAAAAACATAGTACGAACCTGCCTGATTGACCGAAGAAAAATCAAACCACCAACCTTTGTCACCCGACTGCGCTTGGGTGTTTCCGTTGTTCCAAACTTGAAGGGTACCCGAGAAAACTATTGCGTCATTGTCCCAGCGGCGTACTTGGTACTGCCCTGCTCCTGTACCGGGCGAAAAGCGTTCGGTTGCGGCGTTGCGGCCTGCCTGTGGGTCAATGATGACGGCCACTTTGCGAGAATTGAGAAAGTACCCAAACTGGTCCACACGGAGATTTGGTACAGTTCGAGATGGAGCTGCCCAGAGATTCTGTCCGAGCAAGAGGCAAAATAGCCAAGCCCCAAGCTGCCTGCATAGCTGTTGTTTAGAAGACATGTTAGAATAGAGAAAATAAGTGAAAAATAGCTTTCAATGAAGTGGTTTTCAGAAACTACTTCATTGAAATTGAAGAAATTAGATTGAAAAGATTAGCGGACGTTGCCCATCAGAATACCGCCGGTATTGGGCCGGTTCAAATTGCCCATACCATTACCGCCAAAGATAAGATTGTGATAATCCGTGATTAAATCACGGTCATCTATATCAATGGTAAATGCAGGGTTATTGCCTGCTTTATCAACTTGAAATGCGGGGGTGTTAGGATGAGGTAAAATATGCAACTGAGCCGCAGGTGCATTTCCATTGACGGCCATTTTTCCCGAAATGCCCACCGTTAACAGGCTTCTGTCTATCTGACTGTCGCTTCGGTTGGCTTGTAACTGAAAATCCGAACCTGCCTCATTGGGAATACCGGGCGATAAGATTTTATTATGGAGAAAAAGCCCACACACGCGCCATACCCCGTACCAACCCGAACTGAAAGAAGTACCATGACCAATCAAAACCCGATTGCCCGATATCAGGTTGACACCAACAACACCGCTGTATAGGTTCAATTTACCCGTCTCATCAAGATCAGAATGACCGTTAAAAATTTGAAGTTTATCGGCTTGGCGGTCTGCGTTAGTTCCGATACCGGATTGAATGTCAGAATAGCCGCCGTTTGAAAGGTTCGCATTTTTGGGAGCCAGTCTCAATATCATCCAATCTTGGTTTTCGTCCGAAGTATTGCCAAGCAACAAGTGCGATTCATTGGCTTCTTTGGGGGCTTTGGCAGACTCAATAGAGGCATTAAACGTTTCTTGGGCTTGGACACTATCCCATAACACTACAGCCACTAACTTCATGTAGGCTTCCTCTTGTGCTTGATTACCTTTATGAATGTTTATTGTGTAATGATTATCCGTTTTATCAAGTACCTTATTAGGCTCAATAGTAAATGTCCCGGCTTTTATGTATACGTTCTCGCCGGGGGAGCCACCGACTCCAAACATATTCTTTGGCACATTGTTTGCAAATCCTAATTCCACATCAACTTCAGACATTTTATTTGATGTGAGCCCTCTGAGCTTCTTTTTGATAAACATAAACAAATCATCACTATAGTTTTTTCCTGATCGCATCAATGCTTTTTTTGAAGTATTCAATGGCTTAGGTAATGCCGCATGGCTAAATTCAAATTCATACAACTCTTCAATATTTGATTCATTTGAATGATTTGCAAAACCCCCTATCCAATCTTCGGTACTTGACTTAAATTCATGGTTAAGTTCTATTTTTACAAGCGGGTCATTCGCCTTGTTACAGGCGCTAAACATACTTAGCACCAGCACTGCCGGTAGGAGAGATTGGGTTGTTTTCATGGCTGTATTACTGTATTTAGTTAAAATCTAACGCTGCAAAGGTCTTTCACCTTGCTTTCACTAAGAATACTTTACCGGTGGATTGTCGAAAAGTGAATGTGAATTGCTGAAAAATTAGGGGGATTTGTAACTCCACAAAATAGCCCCAAAATAGATTTTCGGGGCTGAGAAATCAAATAAACAACTTCGATGAATGTTTATTTCAGGACCACTTGCGTCATTTCACTCGTTTTGACGGTAAATATCTTCTTGACAATTTCCTTACCCGAACGGATATAGAGCGCATACTCGCCATCGTACAAGTTTTTTATGTCAAACCTTTGTACCAACATGGCGTTGCCTTTGGTATGGTATTGATGAAAAACAATGCGCTGTCTATCGTCGAAAATGGTTAATTCCACTCCTTGGTCAGCGGGTTTTTCAATGCCTACCCAAAGTTTGGAAGCCACCGACAAATCTTGTGGACAACGAAAAGAAGGAGTAATTTGCATGGTCAATATTGATTCGGATTCTCAACAAAACGGTCAACGTTTTTCAGGACGAGACACTAAGTTTTGCGAGTATAAGAAAACGTGGGTTTAATCTTACTTTTTTGCCTCCACCGATTAACTCCTGAAAATCGTCAATAATCAGCCGTTTCCGTCAATAAAACTTGTATAGCAATCAAAGTATAATTAATTTTAATAATCGTTGACTAAACCTATACAAATGCTCTTCGGATACGCCCGAGTCTCGACTAAAGACCAAAATTTGGAATTGCAATGGGATGCCCTCACCAAAGCGGGCTGCGAAATGATCTTTCAGGAAAAAGCCTCGGGAGTCAAAGCCGACCGGCCTGAATTGGAAAAGATGATGGTCCAACTGCGCAAGGGCGATGTAGTCTGCATTTACAAACTGGATCGTTTGGGACGTTCTCTTAAAAACCTGTTGGAACTGGTAGCGGAATTTGAG of Runella slithyformis DSM 19594 contains these proteins:
- a CDS encoding serine hydrolase domain-containing protein produces the protein MKKTITFCTIFWLVAQVSFAQTNSFFVKDSLGAYIQKSMAQWNIPGLALAITQGDVIIYSKAFGVLKKGATEPVNSQTLFPIGSMGKSFTAFSLAMLDHQQKLSLDDKVKKWLPWFSMKDKDYEKELRVKDILSHRTGMETFQGDLLWTESSLSNRAIIEKWGKFKPSFPIRSNFGYCNIGYMIAGEVIKANTGLSWQQYTQQNILNPLGMKNSFVEMASLKNKPNVAVGHTITNNQLEQIPEGTGVMQAFGGMYSNLEDIARWLMLHTNDGRIDGKQLFPERLIWNVRNPFSIVGKQFFPQGNMLTVNYGLGWDMVNYYNQEIVSHGGAYSGFLSMMGFVPNKKMGFVILTNSDSHEFTEALRWTIIDSFLGVKTKNYSEEMFAYIRHRNTEEKKIMASWKDSVNVLNAHKISLKPFEGRYQNDIYGNIELKQQENKLLMKMEHHPSISATLSYMSNDRFLCEYNHPMFGTAVIPFSRVNGNATGLTLSVHPSLEYTTYSFIKIK
- a CDS encoding glycoside hydrolase family 9 protein — protein: MSSKQQLCRQLGAWLFCLLLGQNLWAAPSRTVPNLRVDQFGYFLNSRKVAVIIDPQAGRNAATERFSPGTGAGQYQVRRWDNDAIVFSGTLQVWNNGNTQAQSGDKGWWFDFSSVNQAGSYYVFDVGNNVGSYRFEIGDQVYQQVLKAAVRTYFYQRINHAKQTPFTDSKWTDIASHEGSNQDRAATSRFAKGDATTARDLHGGWMDAGDMNKYVTFAEEPVAILLEAYRANPTVFGDNFNIPESGNGVPDLLDEVKWELDFMKRMQDATGTGGLFLKVGVDNYNEAVAPPSNDRRPRYYLPECTSSTISGAVMFSVGASVMRQIPALQSYAQDLMARAERAWARAKVTTNNFTNFQEDCDDQNIKSGDADRKAKDQKQSLVAAAMYLFEITGKAEYKAYAERNYNLSEPVSNEWWGPYAMHIQASYLRFAQLSNVTPSIATAIRGMKAQQNPTLSLNDYNAKRDLYRAFMADAQYHWGSNQVRGNAGVANMDFLTFNVNPLQKDQYREVAESYLHWFHGVNAQGKVMLSNMYAYGAENSLNELFHVWYYDGTDWDNALTSSKGPVPGYVPVGPQNMVRYQGTVSWLRNEPLQKRFDDWNATYPENSWEFTEPAIYNNAPYISLLSRLLTPTSDPSDTEAPTAPTHLTASDLSPFSVKLSWTASLDNRGVTGYEIYQNGEKIGETNQPWFNITTLNPATAYQFTVKAFDFSRNVSPAGNVVTLTTPAPGSYDYSIYGDALRNTISEWSWSIVSNLNNTSLVKEGTKSLKVDVNAAWGALSLRNSEILQTSNYPGGLQFWLYSTTDKTVRVVVNQTDTGPTSNVYRILPTPNEWMLVRIPWSEWNSPTQIQRISFMDGSGGAQSFILDDIRLIAGNTPPDTQAPTVPSNLNVSNITQTSLRLTWTASTDNVGVTAYEVYQNGSLLDGNVTGSNPKAVFGYHFITQQVTDITYNISGLTCGTAYIYTVRAKDAAGNISGNSNTVNVSTSACPGGGTGANEVIYNEALDSKWREWSWSVNRDYNNASPVKIDTKSLRISYTGGWGAWSVIRSSHILPTAQTTIKFWIYATTNKTIAVFTNGEDNSQESLNFTFKPTPEAWQEITVTMPNLGNPAKIKRLTIQSQASGTNQVFLDNIRIETPMPTARLGVESGVLSPEPVEIPAKGRMVVSPNPASEPFQVTVWTPDDDRRANLELYTLAGMNVFSRTVEANTGRNDYTLDIETLSAGMYLVVWQNGSKRLSEKVLIIK
- a CDS encoding 2'-5' RNA ligase family protein — translated: MQTYRDHHDELYLSIVEPHFRLVFPVFNASEKDFIVEARKKSLGFKCFAFTIRCAAINRDSFSTYHHVCWYLSRIIQLHNKLYSRILKNNLRMDIDFVPHIGVGNTLNASQYKDWVDTWNTENFEIKGRNKRLSIVCYENDVVTQ